The following coding sequences lie in one Aerosakkonema funiforme FACHB-1375 genomic window:
- a CDS encoding GAF domain-containing protein, translating to MASQELEKRELQRALKSALESAQKALKIKKQAKEDLASSGVIATNGSTFSAFLSPLNKERFQQVIADVEDKLKIVKQTLLMLMESQGFDRVLNEMLQAIALKTRELLRADSTGIYLFDREKNELWSIVANEEESGTLEIRLPADIGIAGEVATLKKAVNIPYDFYDDPRSLFGKNADRESNYRTYTMLALPLLNEQGDLVAIVQLVNKLKEQNHTENPLEERIDLAGFTREDEELFAEFAPSIRLILEASQSFYIAAQKQRAGDALIKATQALSQSSLDLEETLKRVMNEAKRLMNADRSTLWLIDEERDRLWTKIPIGGELKEISISKTAGFPGRVVESGEPLVIPFDIYDSPLSDTSKQIDRKSGYRTCSLLCMPVFNTDGQLIGVTQLINKRRQGDFPDYNPEDWPKAPECWKASFSRTDLEFMQAFNVQAGVVLQNAQLFATVKQQEQIQRDILRSLNNGIISTDKAGNIIAANKSAKRLLGLHSEDKLEGRSVVDLIQIEEGNFTKWFQIALAPKEEKERQQYYPDKTLIAAGGEEHSVNLSINSITDASDETKVYGVLVLIEDISDEKRLKSTMYRYMTQELAEELLKAGDAKLGGDRKEVSILFSNILSYTSLAERMEAEKVVCLLNEYFETMVDAIYDYKGTLDKYIGDMIMAVFGAPLPLPDHAWMAVQTAVDMRRRLKEFNARRVQMNQSKIKIGIGINSDNAISGNIGSSKRIEFTVIGDGVNLASRLQGVSKQYGCDIVLSENTYRYCADRIWFRELDYVRVQGKTQPVAIYELVGLRDDSISEEKQRLIDIYRRGREYYLQKKFRKAIDEFGIILEDMNIPDKAASLYLKRCQYWLDNPEVVETEWDDGVWTLTEK from the coding sequence ATGGCCAGTCAGGAACTGGAAAAAAGAGAACTTCAAAGGGCATTAAAGTCGGCGTTAGAATCGGCTCAAAAAGCTTTAAAAATCAAAAAACAAGCGAAGGAAGATTTGGCATCATCTGGTGTAATAGCCACAAACGGCAGTACTTTTTCTGCATTTCTAAGTCCGTTAAATAAAGAAAGATTTCAACAAGTAATCGCCGATGTAGAAGATAAATTAAAAATAGTCAAACAAACCCTGTTAATGTTGATGGAATCTCAGGGTTTTGATAGAGTACTTAACGAAATGTTGCAGGCGATCGCTTTGAAAACAAGAGAGCTTTTGAGGGCCGATAGTACAGGAATTTATTTATTCGATCGAGAAAAGAATGAATTATGGTCAATTGTGGCTAACGAAGAGGAAAGCGGTACTCTAGAAATTCGCTTGCCAGCAGATATAGGAATCGCAGGAGAAGTTGCTACTTTGAAAAAAGCGGTCAATATTCCTTATGATTTTTATGACGATCCCCGCTCTTTATTTGGCAAAAATGCCGACAGAGAAAGCAATTATCGCACATACACTATGCTAGCGCTACCGCTATTAAATGAGCAAGGAGATTTAGTTGCAATTGTGCAATTGGTTAATAAATTAAAAGAGCAAAATCATACAGAAAATCCTTTAGAAGAGCGCATCGATTTAGCAGGTTTTACGCGAGAAGATGAAGAACTTTTTGCTGAGTTCGCACCTTCCATACGGCTGATTTTAGAAGCTTCCCAGTCATTTTATATAGCCGCTCAAAAACAGCGGGCAGGGGATGCACTAATCAAAGCAACGCAAGCACTCAGTCAAAGCAGTTTGGACTTAGAAGAAACGCTCAAGCGCGTTATGAACGAAGCTAAAAGATTGATGAATGCAGACCGGAGTACGCTATGGTTGATAGATGAAGAACGCGATCGCTTGTGGACAAAAATTCCTATCGGTGGCGAATTAAAAGAAATTTCCATTTCCAAAACAGCAGGCTTTCCTGGTAGAGTTGTGGAATCGGGTGAGCCGCTGGTGATTCCGTTTGACATTTATGACTCTCCCCTTTCCGATACTAGCAAACAAATCGATCGCAAAAGCGGTTATCGCACTTGTAGCTTACTTTGTATGCCCGTTTTTAACACGGACGGTCAGTTGATCGGCGTAACTCAGTTAATCAATAAACGCCGACAAGGTGATTTCCCAGACTACAATCCTGAAGATTGGCCTAAAGCACCTGAATGCTGGAAGGCAAGTTTTTCTCGCACAGATCTAGAATTCATGCAGGCATTTAATGTGCAAGCGGGAGTAGTGTTGCAAAATGCCCAATTGTTTGCCACTGTTAAACAACAGGAACAAATTCAAAGAGATATTTTGCGTAGCTTGAACAATGGCATCATTTCTACCGATAAAGCTGGTAATATTATCGCTGCTAATAAAAGTGCGAAGCGGCTTTTGGGCTTGCACAGCGAAGACAAATTGGAAGGACGATCGGTTGTCGATTTAATCCAGATAGAAGAAGGTAATTTTACGAAATGGTTCCAGATAGCATTGGCACCAAAAGAAGAAAAAGAACGCCAGCAATACTACCCCGATAAAACCTTAATTGCGGCGGGAGGTGAAGAACATAGCGTTAACTTATCGATTAATTCGATCACCGATGCCAGCGATGAAACTAAGGTTTACGGTGTTTTGGTACTCATAGAAGATATCAGCGATGAGAAGCGGCTCAAGAGTACTATGTATCGCTACATGACTCAGGAATTGGCAGAAGAATTACTGAAAGCTGGTGATGCGAAATTGGGGGGCGATCGCAAAGAAGTTTCGATCCTTTTTTCCAATATTCTCAGCTACACTAGCTTAGCTGAAAGGATGGAAGCAGAAAAGGTAGTCTGCTTGCTCAACGAATATTTTGAGACAATGGTAGATGCCATTTACGATTATAAAGGTACGCTAGATAAATATATCGGCGATATGATTATGGCGGTTTTTGGTGCGCCCCTACCTTTGCCAGATCACGCTTGGATGGCTGTACAAACGGCAGTGGATATGCGTCGTCGCTTAAAGGAATTCAATGCACGTCGCGTACAAATGAATCAGTCAAAAATTAAGATCGGTATTGGCATTAATTCCGACAATGCGATTAGCGGTAATATTGGTTCCAGCAAACGAATTGAGTTTACAGTAATTGGCGATGGTGTGAATTTGGCTTCTCGCCTGCAAGGTGTTAGCAAACAGTATGGATGCGATATTGTGTTGAGCGAAAATACTTACCGATACTGTGCCGATCGCATTTGGTTTAGGGAACTGGATTACGTTCGCGTGCAGGGTAAAACTCAACCAGTGGCGATATACGAACTGGTGGGATTGCGCGACGATTCAATTTCCGAGGAAAAGCAGAGATTAATCGATATTTACCGCCGAGGACGCGAGTATTATCTGCAAAAGAAATTTAGAAAAGCGATCGATGAATTTGGCATAATTCTGGAAGATATGAATATCCCCGACAAAGCAGCTTCCTTATATCTAAAACGCTGTCAATATTGGCTGGACAACCCGGAAGTTGTCGAGACAGAATGGGATGATGGCGTTTGGACTCTCACGGAAAAATAA
- a CDS encoding adenylate/guanylate cyclase domain-containing protein, with the protein MPYLIKDPDSVTQEMYELKFGQNTIGREKDNNIVVTDPSLSRHHAKITVTDDTVIIEDLNSRNNTFINGTKIERYELKDEDLIHCGHVIFKFVSYFDVGEAASGDDDNLGLSIVKRLSPNDNQVAIQDLLNQSGVENPGSVLMLRQKNAEQRAVDKLKILLEVSKQLSSPEETDILLEKILDLLFKIVRVDRAIILLVNEETGQLEQKAAKRRAGIPKDDHFYSKKIAHFVCKNGDAILTADARTDNRFHGSESIVMQSIHASMCVPMKPREKVIGVLYADNLSMTNVYSQEDLEFLTALVNQAAIAIENAQLYKKMQAEAVMRAKLESFFPIAVSKKLKEEGNLEIVDTEVTALFCDITGFTEMSSRMSPRQVIEMLNEYFKVMVEDIVFEYEGTLEKYIGDALLAVWGAPYQQPDDADRALRAAIAMQWAVSRLNVQWIKQRNLEIQIHIGLNTGKVAAGNIGSPRLIQYATIGDTTNVTSRICSAANAAEILISQTTLNKLSDRTLPMEKLPPVSVKGKDRPLQLYRVLWERIKPPGIDRSQTTSPFLE; encoded by the coding sequence GTGCCGTACTTAATCAAAGATCCAGACTCAGTGACTCAGGAAATGTATGAATTAAAGTTCGGTCAAAATACCATTGGACGAGAAAAGGACAACAATATAGTTGTGACCGATCCAAGTTTATCCCGTCACCATGCCAAGATTACGGTCACTGATGATACCGTTATTATCGAGGATTTAAACAGTCGCAACAATACTTTTATTAACGGCACTAAAATCGAGCGCTACGAACTCAAAGATGAAGATTTAATCCATTGTGGCCATGTAATTTTTAAATTTGTAAGTTACTTTGATGTTGGCGAGGCTGCGTCTGGAGATGATGACAATTTGGGTTTGTCGATCGTCAAAAGATTATCCCCAAATGACAACCAAGTAGCAATCCAGGATTTATTGAACCAAAGCGGTGTGGAAAATCCGGGTTCGGTCTTGATGTTACGACAAAAAAATGCCGAACAGCGGGCAGTAGATAAATTAAAAATTTTGCTGGAAGTGAGCAAGCAGCTTTCTTCTCCAGAGGAGACTGACATACTTTTAGAAAAAATTCTCGACCTCTTGTTTAAGATCGTGCGGGTAGATAGAGCGATTATCCTCTTAGTTAATGAAGAAACAGGACAGTTGGAACAAAAAGCAGCCAAGCGCCGCGCCGGCATCCCGAAAGACGACCATTTTTACAGCAAAAAAATTGCCCATTTCGTTTGCAAAAATGGCGATGCTATCTTAACTGCCGATGCTCGCACTGACAATCGTTTCCACGGTTCGGAATCAATTGTCATGCAATCAATCCACGCTTCTATGTGCGTCCCGATGAAACCGAGAGAGAAAGTAATTGGCGTGTTGTACGCTGACAATCTTTCCATGACGAATGTTTATTCTCAGGAAGATTTGGAGTTTCTGACTGCACTTGTCAACCAAGCTGCGATCGCGATCGAAAACGCCCAACTCTACAAAAAGATGCAAGCAGAAGCGGTAATGCGAGCTAAACTGGAGAGTTTCTTTCCTATAGCTGTGAGTAAAAAGCTCAAAGAAGAAGGCAACTTAGAGATAGTTGATACCGAAGTGACAGCGCTTTTTTGCGACATCACCGGTTTTACAGAAATGTCCTCTAGAATGTCGCCGCGCCAAGTAATTGAAATGCTCAACGAATATTTTAAGGTAATGGTAGAAGATATTGTTTTTGAATATGAGGGAACATTAGAAAAATATATTGGCGATGCTCTTTTAGCAGTTTGGGGCGCTCCTTACCAACAACCCGACGATGCCGATCGCGCTTTACGAGCAGCAATAGCTATGCAATGGGCAGTTTCTCGCTTAAATGTGCAGTGGATAAAGCAGCGCAATTTAGAAATTCAAATTCACATCGGACTGAATACCGGGAAAGTTGCGGCGGGAAATATTGGCTCGCCTCGCTTAATTCAATATGCGACAATTGGCGACACCACAAATGTTACCAGCCGCATCTGTAGTGCAGCTAACGCAGCTGAAATTTTGATTTCCCAAACTACTTTGAACAAGTTGAGCGATCGCACTTTACCTATGGAAAAATTACCACCCGTCTCGGTAAAAGGAAAAGACCGACCACTCCAGCTTTATCGCGTACTCTGGGAGCGTATAAAACCGCCCGGAATCGATCGCAGTCAAACTACTTCCCCTTTTTTAGAATAA
- a CDS encoding adenylate/guanylate cyclase domain-containing protein translates to MNNNQLLTNKIDGVKELLPNSKGNILIVDDKPDNLRLLATILSERGYEVRKALNGQMALTACRASLPNLILLDINMPEMNGYEVCEYLKANEPTRDVPIIFISALDDVLDKVKAFAVGGIDYITKPFQSAEVLARVENHLTLRKLQKQLQEQNGRLQQEISDRISAETALRESEIRLRHQNAVLVKLSRNNALYRGDLKTALTEITEAAARTLEIERASVWLYNETKKAIRCLDLFELTVNQHSQGLELTESSYPGYFKALAEDWTIAAEDARNDPRTKEFTDSYLTPLGITSMLDTPIRLGGQTVGVLCLEHIGMEAGSSRLYRHWTPEEQNFAASLADLASLALEACERKRLEEEVSQQQRFLDTIVQHIPLAVFAKDVADDFRFVLWNKASEKMFGNSKEEALGRNVRDLYPQEQADFFLEKDLEVVKTGKLVDIPSEAIDTKSGQTKWLRTLKVPVINERSEVTHLLCISEDITERKLAMEALRESEQRFRSLVSNIGGAIYRGKWDYDWTMEFISNVIEEISGYPASEFIHNQVRTFASIIHPEDAEMVQINVERALTARLPYILEYRIIHADGSIRWIYEKGQGIFDSNGQLLWLDGVIFDITERKRSEQALRESEAQKQAILLAIPDIMMRIDRNGYYLDFIQPKFSQMSSLNINPIGQHLSEGFPPELYRRRMFYIHEALSTGEVRIYEQQIEVNDEKLDEEVRVVPLDENQVLILVRDITDRKRAEEALREAEEKYRSIFENATEGIFQTAPDGRFLSANLALARIYGYDSPEELTDSIANLGKEVYVDPNRREVFVEMLAQNGAISNFESQIYRKDGSIIWISENAHAVCDEQGKLCHYEGILTDITRRKLAEDALRESERQLRKHNKVLVKLTKNKAIAQGNLSAALKAITKASAKMLGIGMVSVWLYDETGTKIQCVNLFEADRNRYSEGSEITIEDYPIYFKALQSSGSVVSVDALTDPRLQELVESYLIPFGVQSLLDVSISQSRKTLGIVCLEQVGKVHHWTPEEEIFARSIADLVALAIEARDRKRAEEALRLEQQKSEELLLNILPEAIAEKLKREQRPIAEHFNEVTILFADIVGFTPLSARMPPIQLVNLLNEIFSTFDELAEKHGLEKIKTIGDAYMVVGGLPIERNDHAEAIAEMALDMQAAINRFQIEKGEQFQIRIGINTGQVIAGVIGMKKFIYDLWGDAVNVASRMESSGIPGSIQVTEATYILLKDKYVFKKRGSISVKGKGQMVTYLLTNKL, encoded by the coding sequence ATGAATAACAACCAACTATTAACAAATAAAATTGATGGGGTGAAAGAGCTTCTCCCTAACAGCAAAGGAAATATTCTTATTGTTGACGACAAACCGGATAACCTGCGCCTTTTGGCGACTATACTAAGCGAGCGGGGGTATGAAGTACGCAAAGCGCTGAACGGCCAAATGGCGCTAACTGCCTGTCGGGCATCTCTGCCCAATTTGATATTACTCGATATTAATATGCCAGAAATGAATGGCTATGAAGTTTGCGAATATCTGAAAGCAAACGAGCCAACTCGCGATGTGCCGATCATTTTTATCAGCGCCCTAGACGATGTTTTGGATAAAGTAAAAGCTTTTGCAGTAGGTGGAATAGATTATATCACCAAACCGTTTCAGAGTGCGGAAGTTTTAGCTCGCGTGGAGAATCACCTGACGCTGCGGAAACTGCAAAAGCAACTGCAAGAACAAAATGGGCGGCTGCAACAAGAAATTAGCGATCGCATTTCAGCGGAAACAGCCCTGCGGGAAAGTGAAATAAGATTGCGCCATCAGAACGCCGTGCTGGTAAAACTATCAAGAAATAACGCCCTCTACCGAGGCGACTTGAAAACTGCCCTCACAGAAATTACCGAAGCGGCTGCTCGTACACTGGAAATCGAACGAGCCAGTGTTTGGCTGTATAACGAGACAAAAAAAGCGATCCGATGCCTAGATTTATTCGAGCTGACTGTCAACCAACATTCACAGGGATTGGAATTAACTGAATCAAGCTATCCTGGCTATTTCAAAGCTTTGGCAGAAGATTGGACGATCGCAGCTGAAGATGCTCGCAACGATCCGCGCACGAAAGAATTTACAGATTCCTACCTAACTCCATTAGGTATCACTTCTATGCTGGATACCCCCATTCGACTGGGGGGACAAACAGTGGGAGTTTTGTGTCTGGAACACATAGGAATGGAGGCGGGGTCATCCCGCCTCTATCGTCATTGGACACCGGAAGAGCAAAATTTTGCAGCTTCCCTTGCAGATTTAGCGTCTTTAGCTTTGGAAGCGTGCGAACGCAAGCGGTTAGAAGAAGAAGTGTCGCAACAGCAGCGGTTCCTAGATACGATCGTCCAACACATCCCTTTAGCAGTATTTGCCAAAGATGTTGCGGATGACTTTCGTTTTGTGCTGTGGAACAAAGCTAGCGAAAAGATGTTTGGCAATTCCAAAGAAGAAGCATTAGGGCGCAACGTCCGCGACTTATATCCCCAAGAGCAAGCAGATTTCTTCCTAGAAAAAGACTTAGAGGTGGTCAAGACGGGCAAGTTAGTTGATATTCCCTCCGAAGCCATCGATACAAAATCCGGTCAAACAAAATGGTTGCGAACTCTAAAAGTTCCTGTTATTAACGAGCGCTCTGAAGTTACGCACCTGCTTTGCATTTCTGAAGATATCACCGAACGCAAACTGGCTATGGAAGCACTGCGGGAGAGCGAGCAGCGATTTAGAAGTTTGGTTTCTAATATCGGCGGAGCCATCTATCGGGGTAAGTGGGACTATGATTGGACAATGGAGTTCATCAGCAATGTAATCGAGGAAATTTCTGGTTATCCTGCCAGTGAATTTATTCACAATCAAGTGCGAACATTTGCAAGTATTATTCATCCTGAAGATGCAGAGATGGTGCAGATAAATGTCGAGCGGGCACTAACGGCAAGACTTCCTTATATTCTGGAATACAGGATAATTCATGCCGATGGCAGCATTCGCTGGATTTACGAGAAAGGTCAGGGAATTTTCGATAGCAACGGGCAACTGCTCTGGCTGGATGGAGTGATTTTTGACATTACGGAACGCAAGCGATCGGAACAAGCACTGCGGGAGAGCGAAGCGCAGAAACAAGCTATTCTTTTGGCGATTCCGGATATCATGATGCGGATCGATCGCAATGGCTATTATTTAGACTTTATTCAACCGAAATTCTCCCAAATGTCGTCGCTCAATATTAATCCGATCGGCCAACATTTATCGGAAGGATTTCCCCCAGAATTATACAGGCGGAGGATGTTTTATATTCACGAAGCTCTGTCAACGGGAGAAGTGCGAATTTACGAACAGCAAATAGAGGTTAATGACGAAAAATTAGATGAAGAAGTCCGCGTTGTCCCGCTCGATGAGAATCAAGTTTTAATTCTTGTCCGGGACATCACCGATCGCAAGCGAGCAGAAGAAGCTCTCCGAGAAGCGGAGGAGAAATATCGCAGTATTTTTGAGAACGCCACGGAAGGCATTTTCCAAACAGCCCCCGATGGACGCTTTTTGAGTGCGAATTTAGCCTTAGCGCGAATTTATGGCTACGACTCACCAGAGGAATTAACCGACAGTATCGCTAATTTAGGAAAAGAAGTTTATGTAGACCCAAATCGTCGGGAAGTTTTTGTCGAAATGCTGGCACAGAATGGCGCTATATCTAATTTTGAATCTCAAATTTATCGTAAAGATGGCAGCATTATCTGGATTTCTGAAAATGCCCATGCGGTTTGCGACGAGCAAGGGAAGTTATGCCACTATGAAGGAATTCTTACCGATATTACCAGACGCAAACTTGCGGAAGATGCTTTGCGAGAGAGCGAAAGACAATTGCGAAAACACAACAAAGTATTAGTGAAACTGACAAAAAATAAAGCGATCGCACAGGGGAACCTATCAGCAGCGCTAAAAGCAATTACCAAAGCAAGTGCCAAAATGTTGGGCATCGGAATGGTGAGCGTATGGTTGTATGACGAAACAGGAACTAAAATTCAATGCGTGAATCTGTTTGAAGCCGATCGCAATCGCTACTCCGAAGGATCGGAAATTACTATCGAAGATTATCCCATTTATTTCAAAGCTTTACAATCCTCCGGTTCCGTCGTTAGCGTTGATGCTCTAACCGATCCGAGACTCCAGGAATTGGTAGAATCTTACCTGATTCCCTTCGGCGTTCAATCTTTGTTGGATGTTTCGATTAGCCAGAGTAGAAAAACTCTGGGTATAGTATGTTTGGAACAAGTGGGAAAAGTCCATCATTGGACGCCGGAAGAGGAAATTTTTGCCCGCTCTATTGCCGATTTAGTTGCTTTGGCAATAGAAGCTCGCGATCGCAAACGAGCAGAAGAAGCTTTGCGCCTAGAACAGCAAAAGTCTGAAGAATTATTGTTGAATATTTTACCGGAAGCGATCGCCGAAAAGTTGAAACGAGAACAGCGTCCCATCGCCGAACATTTCAACGAAGTCACAATTTTGTTTGCCGATATTGTTGGTTTTACTCCCCTTTCGGCGAGAATGCCTCCCATCCAATTAGTCAATTTACTTAATGAAATTTTTTCTACTTTTGACGAACTTGCCGAAAAACACGGTTTAGAAAAAATTAAAACTATTGGAGATGCCTACATGGTAGTGGGTGGTTTGCCGATCGAAAGGAACGACCACGCAGAAGCGATCGCGGAAATGGCGCTGGATATGCAAGCGGCAATTAATCGCTTTCAAATTGAAAAAGGCGAGCAGTTTCAAATCCGCATCGGCATCAACACGGGACAAGTGATAGCTGGAGTAATTGGCATGAAAAAGTTTATCTACGATTTGTGGGGCGATGCAGTTAACGTTGCCTCCCGGATGGAATCATCAGGTATACCGGGAAGCATTCAAGTAACTGAAGCAACTTACATACTTTTAAAAGATAAGTATGTGTTTAAAAAAAGGGGAAGTATTTCTGTCAAAGGCAAAGGACAAATGGTTACCTATTTGCTCACAAATAAACTCTGA